A genomic segment from Glycine soja cultivar W05 chromosome 18, ASM419377v2, whole genome shotgun sequence encodes:
- the LOC114397141 gene encoding uncharacterized protein LOC114397141 yields MSGSGNGLDSSNANTGTSTGAASRSKNAPGNRTDIGWKHGIDVLGNGKKVKCNYCSKINNGGIFIFKHHLVGTRWDSKPCASVPEEVKMLMMNIVSEVANASEKRRKLNSIHEEGIDGVEVESNTSQYGIQRKGMLALKGRGKAKVVQASGEGVQATLNQLYKKGDKDKVDDQCAEFWYTSAIPFNVIKNPAFAKFCDMVGRYGIGYKPSSYHDIKEKLLKRAVEKTDVMLQEFRDEWKKTGCSIMSDGWTDKKRRSICNFLVNSPKETIFLYSLDTSDISKIANKVLKMLDDVVDFVGEENVVRVITDNAANYKAARKLLMHKRENLYWTTCAAHCIDLIFKYFEKHLKVHQTTIKKGRRITTYIYGKTMLISIMKKFTNGRDLIRPALKIGKQASLELHKRGKKYRMWIWIVDFGRT; encoded by the exons ATGTCTGGGAGTGGGAATGGATTAGATTCATCAAATGCCAATACAGGCACATCCACAGGTGCAGCAAGCAGGAGCAAAAATGCTCCAGGAAATAGGACTGATATTGGGTGGAAGCATGGGATAGATGTTTTAGGGAATGGTAAAAAAGTTAAGTGCAACTACTGCTCAAAGATCAACAATGGGGGAATTTTCATATTCAAGCATCATCTTGTTGGGACTAGATGGGATTCTAAACCTTGTGCTTCAGTGCCTGAAGAAGttaagatgcttatgatgaACATTGTTTCAGAGGTTGCTAATGCatcagagaagagaagaaaattgaATAGTATTCATGAAGAAGGTATTGATGGAGTGGAAGTGGAGTCAAATACTAGTCAATATGGAATACAACGGAAAGGGATGCTTGCTTTGAAAGGAAGAGGAAAAGCAAAAGTTGTTCAAGCTAGTGGTGAGGGAGTTCAGGCAACTTTAAATCAGTTATATAAAAAAGGTGACAAAGATAAAGTTGATGATCAATGTGCTGAATTTTGGTACACAAGTGCCATTCCATTCAATGTTATTAAAAATCCAGCTTTTGCAAAATTTTGTGACATGGTTGGGAGATATGGGATTGGCTATAAACCTTCATCATATCATGATATCAAAGAGAAGCTTTTGAAAAGAGCAGTGGAGAAAACTGATGTAATGCTTCAAGAATTTAGGGATGAGTGGAAGAAAACTGGTTGCTCAATTATGTCTGACGGGTGGACAGATAAAAAAAGACGttcaatttgtaattttttggtGAACAGTCCAAAAGAGACAATATTTCTTTATTCATTGGATACCTCAGACATCTCAAAAATAGCTAACAAAGTGTTGAAGATGTTGGATGATGTAGTGGATTTTGTTGGAGAGGAGAATGTAGTGCGGGTGATAACTGATAATGCTGCAAATTACAAAGCAGCTAGAAAATTGTTGATGCATAAACGAGAGAATTTGTATTGGACCACATGTGCTGCTCATTGCATTGatttgatatttaaatattttgagaaaCATTTGAAGGTTCATCAAACTACTATAAAGAAGGGAAGAAGGATCACAACCTACATTTATGGTAAAACAATGTTGATTAGCATAATGAAGAAGTTCACAAATGGAAGAGACTTGATTAGGCCTG CTCTAAAGATTGGAAAACAAGCAAGTTTGGAACTTCACAAGAGGGGAAAAAAGTACAGAATGTGGATTTGGATAGTCGATTTTGGAAGAACGTAA